Proteins co-encoded in one Spirosoma endbachense genomic window:
- the nusG gene encoding transcription termination/antitermination protein NusG, producing the protein MSGIQWYVIRAVSGQEKKIKSYLDNEIIRQKLDEIIPQVLIPSEKVYEMRNGKKRVREKSFFPGYIMISADLGNNRALDLILNMPGVLGFLGNSQAGTTTKVPVPLRQSEVNRMLGRMEEEAQEVAAPTVGYLKGENVKVVDGPFGGFIGTVEEVFDDRKKLNVVVKIFGRSTPVELSYAQVEKES; encoded by the coding sequence ATGAGCGGCATACAGTGGTACGTCATTCGGGCGGTATCAGGACAGGAGAAGAAGATCAAATCCTATCTCGATAACGAAATTATCCGGCAAAAGTTGGATGAAATCATCCCGCAGGTTCTTATTCCTTCGGAGAAGGTGTACGAAATGCGTAATGGCAAGAAACGGGTTCGTGAGAAATCGTTTTTTCCGGGCTATATCATGATTTCGGCCGATTTGGGTAATAACCGTGCGCTCGATCTGATCCTGAACATGCCAGGTGTTCTGGGATTTCTGGGAAATTCGCAGGCAGGTACAACGACTAAAGTTCCAGTTCCGTTACGGCAATCAGAAGTTAATCGTATGCTGGGCCGGATGGAGGAAGAAGCACAGGAAGTTGCAGCTCCAACTGTAGGTTACCTCAAAGGTGAAAATGTAAAAGTTGTTGATGGACCGTTTGGCGGTTTCATTGGCACCGTAGAAGAAGTATTCGACGACCGGAAGAAATTGAACGTCGTTGTAAAGATATTTGGCCGGAGTACTCCGGTAGAACTCAGTTACGCACAAGTAGAAAAAGAAAGCTAA
- a CDS encoding thioredoxin family protein, with protein sequence MNRLFLFFAAFVMLTISAFRTTLPIEPTNGPKAEAKHIKWLTIQEAYTLTQKKPKKFVVDVYTDWCGWCKVMDRETFSKPAIVDYVNENFYAVRFNAEQTQDIKLGKETFKYVSTGGRGVHELAAALLRNQMSYPTTVFLDEKFQLIQPIAGYLEPRTFHQIITYFGRDYHQKEPFDQYKTGTYAKEFQTALAGK encoded by the coding sequence ATGAATCGTCTGTTCCTTTTCTTTGCCGCTTTCGTGATGCTCACGATCAGCGCGTTTCGAACCACCTTGCCTATTGAACCAACGAATGGCCCTAAGGCTGAGGCAAAACACATAAAGTGGTTGACCATTCAGGAAGCCTACACGCTGACACAAAAAAAACCTAAAAAGTTTGTGGTCGATGTGTATACCGATTGGTGCGGCTGGTGTAAGGTTATGGATCGTGAAACCTTCTCTAAGCCTGCGATTGTAGACTATGTGAACGAGAATTTTTACGCCGTTCGTTTTAATGCAGAACAGACTCAGGACATAAAGCTTGGTAAAGAGACCTTCAAATATGTCAGTACAGGTGGCCGCGGAGTTCATGAACTGGCCGCGGCCCTATTACGAAACCAGATGAGCTATCCGACGACAGTTTTTCTGGATGAAAAATTCCAGCTTATTCAACCGATTGCGGGTTATCTGGAACCCCGTACATTTCATCAGATTATTACCTATTTCGGAAGAGATTATCATCAGAAAGAGCCCTTCGATCAATACAAGACGGGTACGTATGCCAAAGAATTCCAAACGGCACTGGCAGGCAAATAA
- a CDS encoding DUF4293 domain-containing protein, producing MIQRIQTIFLFLIAVAMGVALANPLWEKAGLQAPEMARLTALEFSQQQRASEQAGIPAQVAPTTVVTSVWYLGLLLGLVALSALYAIFQYRNRLTQTALCAVNALMLTAIMGIVLYRALYAGKEYGNPADQGNFLTGFYAIIAALVFNALANRFIRRDEKMVRDSDRLR from the coding sequence ATGATCCAACGCATTCAAACGATATTTTTGTTTCTTATCGCCGTTGCAATGGGGGTCGCTTTAGCTAATCCGCTTTGGGAAAAAGCAGGATTGCAAGCCCCCGAAATGGCACGTCTTACAGCTTTAGAATTCAGTCAACAACAACGTGCTTCCGAACAGGCGGGTATTCCGGCACAAGTAGCTCCCACTACTGTTGTCACGTCAGTCTGGTACCTGGGCCTTCTGCTGGGATTGGTAGCGCTGTCTGCGCTGTATGCCATTTTTCAGTACCGCAACCGCCTTACCCAAACGGCCCTTTGCGCGGTAAACGCCCTGATGTTGACAGCGATCATGGGTATTGTACTTTACCGGGCGCTCTATGCAGGTAAAGAGTACGGCAATCCGGCCGATCAGGGCAATTTTCTGACAGGCTTTTATGCCATTATTGCTGCCCTGGTTTTCAACGCACTAGCGAACCGATTCATTCGTCGGGACGAAAAAATGGTGCGGGATTCGGACCGGCTACGATAG
- the mnmD gene encoding tRNA (5-methylaminomethyl-2-thiouridine)(34)-methyltransferase MnmD → MKADVRLVITADGSHTAINQVLDKTYHSIHGAYQESQRVYIELGLYAALKMFPHSPLHIFEMGFGTGLNALLTAREAEIHQHQVFYTAIEAYPMPIEEVRQLNYDQFLGTSYLTKLHESSWNEPVEINSCFSLTKLESNLQDLQTDERFHLIYYDAFAPTAQPELWETEIFQQMANLLLPGGMMTTYCSRSYVQRNMRAAGLTVEKHPGPAHKRDILRAIKPM, encoded by the coding sequence ATGAAAGCAGATGTTCGGTTAGTGATTACTGCTGATGGTTCACACACCGCTATAAACCAGGTACTCGATAAAACATATCATTCTATCCACGGCGCTTATCAGGAGTCGCAGCGGGTTTACATTGAGCTAGGCTTGTACGCTGCGCTAAAAATGTTTCCCCATAGCCCTCTCCATATCTTTGAAATGGGATTCGGGACAGGGTTGAACGCCCTACTAACTGCCCGGGAGGCAGAAATACATCAACATCAGGTTTTTTACACCGCTATTGAGGCATATCCAATGCCAATAGAAGAGGTTCGGCAGTTAAATTATGATCAATTCCTGGGTACATCTTATTTGACGAAGCTACACGAATCGTCCTGGAACGAGCCCGTTGAGATCAATTCCTGTTTTAGTTTAACCAAACTAGAAAGCAATCTTCAGGATCTACAAACCGACGAACGTTTTCATTTGATTTATTATGATGCGTTTGCGCCTACAGCACAGCCTGAATTGTGGGAGACTGAAATCTTTCAGCAAATGGCAAACTTGTTGCTTCCTGGCGGTATGATGACCACATACTGTTCGAGGAGTTATGTACAGCGTAATATGCGAGCCGCCGGTTTAACCGTTGAAAAGCATCCCGGTCCAGCCCATAAACGCGATATTCTAAGGGCAATTAAGCCAATGTAA
- the rplA gene encoding 50S ribosomal protein L1: MAKLTKKQKEAQSKYDAAKEYSLEQAASILKEISYTKFDASVDIDVRLGVDPRKADQMVRGVATLPHGTGKTVRVLVLCTPDKENEAKEAGADYVGLDDYIQKIEQGWTDVDVIITMPNVMAKVGRLGKVLGPRGLMPNPKSGTVTPDVAKAVREVKAGKIDFKVDKTGIIHTSIGKVSFTPEKLAENAQEVISTLMRLKPSSAKGTYVKTIYLSSTMSPGVNIDKGTVAGI; encoded by the coding sequence ATGGCTAAGTTAACGAAAAAACAAAAGGAAGCTCAGTCGAAGTACGACGCTGCCAAAGAATACTCGCTGGAACAAGCAGCTTCTATTCTGAAGGAGATTTCGTACACTAAATTCGACGCTTCCGTGGATATTGATGTACGGTTAGGCGTTGATCCGCGTAAAGCCGACCAAATGGTACGTGGCGTAGCTACGTTGCCACATGGTACGGGTAAAACGGTTCGCGTTCTGGTGCTTTGCACCCCGGACAAGGAGAACGAAGCGAAAGAGGCAGGTGCCGATTACGTAGGGCTGGATGATTACATTCAGAAGATCGAACAAGGCTGGACGGACGTTGACGTGATTATCACGATGCCGAACGTAATGGCTAAAGTTGGTCGGCTGGGTAAAGTTCTGGGTCCACGTGGTCTGATGCCGAACCCGAAATCGGGTACGGTAACACCTGACGTAGCAAAGGCTGTTCGCGAGGTGAAAGCTGGTAAAATCGACTTTAAAGTTGACAAAACCGGTATTATTCACACCAGTATTGGTAAAGTGTCGTTTACGCCGGAAAAACTGGCCGAAAACGCTCAGGAAGTTATATCGACTCTGATGCGCCTGAAGCCTTCATCGGCGAAAGGTACATACGTGAAGACAATCTACCTGTCGAGCACAATGAGTCCGGGAGTAAATATTGATAAAGGCACAGTCGCCGGAATTTAA
- a CDS encoding phosphatase PAP2 family protein gives MVVDFLRKNRFFFLPYGLALVILGVLQLIYTQAQLMQWVNVRNNPVADVFFTYATYMGDGAFFVVACLIVLIYNRRVGFVAFASFALSSLLSLFLKTIVFPNSPRPLKFFEHSTFEYHIIKGLDIHSYNSFPSGHTTSAFALFGLLAFLDASKKRGYLFVLLGFLTGYSRVYLFQHFVEDVYVGSLVGTLSSVIIYLFLYRWMKGRESREEAIS, from the coding sequence ATGGTAGTTGATTTCCTGCGAAAAAATCGATTTTTCTTCCTGCCTTACGGATTAGCCCTGGTCATTCTGGGAGTTCTGCAGTTGATCTATACACAAGCCCAATTGATGCAATGGGTTAATGTTCGGAATAATCCGGTTGCCGATGTGTTTTTTACCTATGCTACCTACATGGGCGATGGCGCCTTTTTCGTCGTGGCCTGCCTAATTGTCCTGATCTATAATAGGCGCGTAGGTTTTGTGGCTTTTGCCAGTTTTGCCCTGTCTTCCCTGCTTTCGCTGTTCTTAAAAACGATTGTCTTTCCCAATTCACCCCGGCCCTTAAAGTTTTTTGAGCACTCGACTTTTGAGTATCATATCATAAAAGGGCTTGATATACACAGCTATAATAGTTTTCCATCAGGACATACAACCTCCGCTTTTGCCCTGTTTGGCTTATTAGCCTTTCTTGATGCAAGCAAAAAGCGAGGCTATTTATTTGTGCTGTTAGGCTTTTTAACGGGCTACTCAAGGGTCTATTTATTCCAGCATTTTGTGGAAGATGTGTATGTCGGCTCACTGGTTGGGACACTATCTTCGGTGATCATCTATTTGTTTTTATATCGATGGATGAAAGGTCGAGAATCTAGAGAGGAAGCTATTTCCTGA
- the rplJ gene encoding 50S ribosomal protein L10 — translation MKREEKGAIIEELTDKFQRIPFFYITEANGMTVAETNNLRRMCFERGIEYKVVKNSFIKKALETLDTDFTPFNETVLHGQSAVMFHPENGKAPAQLIKEFRRTNDKLQLKAASIDYSLFIGADQLDTLISLKSKQELIGEIIGLLQSPAKNVISALQGGGNKLAGILKTLSEREEAA, via the coding sequence ATGAAGCGCGAGGAAAAAGGAGCGATTATTGAGGAATTAACTGACAAGTTTCAGCGCATTCCCTTCTTCTACATCACGGAAGCCAATGGCATGACGGTTGCTGAAACCAACAATCTCCGTCGGATGTGTTTTGAGCGGGGCATCGAGTACAAAGTGGTGAAGAATTCCTTCATCAAAAAAGCACTCGAAACCCTGGATACGGATTTTACGCCGTTCAACGAAACGGTGCTGCATGGCCAGTCAGCGGTGATGTTTCACCCTGAAAATGGTAAAGCACCGGCGCAGCTTATCAAGGAGTTCCGTAGAACAAATGATAAACTGCAACTGAAGGCTGCATCGATTGATTATAGCCTGTTTATTGGCGCTGACCAACTTGATACGCTCATCTCACTGAAGAGTAAGCAGGAACTGATCGGCGAAATTATCGGCCTGTTGCAATCACCTGCCAAAAATGTCATCTCGGCATTGCAGGGTGGTGGTAACAAACTGGCTGGTATCCTCAAAACGTTGTCGGAGCGCGAGGAAGCAGCTTAG
- the tuf gene encoding elongation factor Tu, whose translation MAKENFDRSKPHVNIGTIGHVDHGKTTLTAAITKVLAGKGLAAIRDFSSIDNAPEEKERGITINTSHVEYSTANRHYAHVDCPGHADYVKNMVTGAAQMDGAILVVAATDGPMPQTREHILLARQVGVPQLVVFMNKVDMVDDPELLELVEMEIRELLSFYNFDGDNIPVIQGSALGGLNGDAKWVATIEDLMQNVDDFIPLPPRMTELPFLMPVEDVFSITGRGTVATGRIERGIINSGEQVEILGMGAENLKSVVTGVEMFRKILDRGEAGDNVGLLLRGIEKTDIRRGMVICKPGSVTPHLKFKAEVYVLSKEEGGRHTPFFNKYRPQFYFRTTDVTGEITLPANVEMVMPGDNITIEVSLINKIAMEKGLRFAIREGGRTVGAGQVTEILD comes from the coding sequence ATGGCAAAAGAGAATTTTGACCGCTCGAAACCGCACGTAAACATCGGTACGATTGGTCACGTTGACCACGGTAAAACGACGCTGACGGCTGCCATTACGAAAGTGCTGGCCGGAAAGGGTCTGGCCGCAATTCGGGACTTCTCCTCGATTGACAACGCTCCGGAAGAAAAAGAGCGTGGTATCACCATCAATACATCGCACGTTGAGTATTCAACCGCAAACCGTCACTATGCGCACGTTGACTGCCCAGGCCACGCTGACTATGTGAAGAACATGGTTACGGGTGCTGCCCAAATGGACGGTGCTATCTTGGTAGTAGCTGCAACGGATGGTCCAATGCCCCAAACGCGTGAGCACATTCTGCTCGCTCGTCAGGTTGGCGTACCTCAGCTTGTTGTCTTCATGAACAAAGTGGACATGGTAGACGATCCAGAGTTGCTCGAACTCGTAGAAATGGAAATCCGCGAACTGTTGAGCTTCTACAACTTTGACGGTGACAACATCCCAGTTATTCAAGGTTCGGCTCTTGGTGGCCTGAACGGCGATGCTAAATGGGTCGCTACCATCGAAGATTTGATGCAGAATGTGGATGATTTCATCCCCCTGCCTCCTCGTATGACCGAATTGCCATTCCTGATGCCGGTTGAGGATGTGTTCTCGATCACGGGTCGTGGTACGGTGGCTACAGGTCGTATCGAACGGGGAATTATCAACTCGGGCGAACAGGTTGAAATCCTGGGTATGGGTGCTGAAAACCTTAAATCAGTCGTAACTGGCGTTGAAATGTTCCGGAAAATTCTGGACCGTGGCGAAGCTGGTGACAACGTAGGTTTGCTGCTCCGTGGTATTGAGAAAACCGATATCCGTCGTGGTATGGTAATCTGTAAGCCAGGTTCGGTAACTCCCCACCTGAAGTTTAAGGCGGAGGTTTATGTACTCTCGAAAGAGGAAGGTGGCCGTCATACGCCGTTCTTCAACAAGTACCGTCCTCAGTTCTACTTCCGTACCACTGACGTAACTGGCGAAATTACATTGCCTGCCAACGTTGAGATGGTAATGCCAGGTGATAACATTACGATTGAAGTTAGTCTGATCAACAAAATCGCTATGGAAAAAGGTCTCCGTTTCGCTATCCGCGAAGGTGGTCGTACCGTAGGTGCTGGTCAGGTAACAGAAATCCTCGATTAA
- the secE gene encoding preprotein translocase subunit SecE gives MDKFISFLKASWEEVQHNVTWPKFGDLQSSSTLVLVASLIFALLVGLIDLVFENGLNAFYQSF, from the coding sequence ATGGACAAGTTTATATCGTTTCTGAAAGCCTCTTGGGAGGAGGTTCAGCATAACGTGACTTGGCCTAAATTCGGCGATCTGCAATCCAGTTCAACGCTGGTATTGGTAGCATCGCTGATTTTTGCGCTATTGGTCGGGTTAATTGATTTAGTATTTGAGAACGGACTGAATGCATTTTATCAGTCATTCTAA
- the rplK gene encoding 50S ribosomal protein L11 → MAKEVGGYVKLQVKGGQANPSPPIGPALGSKGLNIMEFCKQFNGRTQDKVGMVLPVLITYYKDKSFDFVIKTPPAPILLMEAAKLKSGSAQPNRNKVGSVSWDQIRTIAETKMPDLNAFTVESAMKQVAGTARSMGITVTGAAPFEN, encoded by the coding sequence ATGGCAAAAGAAGTAGGTGGCTATGTAAAGCTGCAAGTCAAAGGCGGGCAGGCTAACCCCTCACCTCCGATCGGTCCGGCGCTTGGTTCCAAAGGTTTAAATATCATGGAATTCTGCAAGCAGTTCAATGGCCGTACGCAGGATAAAGTAGGTATGGTATTGCCGGTTTTGATTACGTACTATAAGGATAAATCCTTTGATTTCGTCATCAAAACTCCGCCAGCACCAATTCTGCTGATGGAAGCGGCTAAACTGAAAAGTGGCTCTGCTCAACCAAACCGCAACAAAGTTGGCTCTGTATCATGGGATCAAATCCGGACAATCGCTGAAACGAAAATGCCCGATTTGAACGCTTTCACGGTAGAGTCTGCAATGAAGCAAGTGGCCGGAACGGCCCGCAGCATGGGAATTACGGTGACTGGCGCTGCGCCATTCGAGAACTAA
- a CDS encoding M13 family metallopeptidase, with protein sequence MNKQLIFLSAMTVAVSVKATASTASRFYLNKPSYTIEGSKVPRPGVPPRKFIDPQNMDLSVKPGDNFYQYANGNWIRTNPIPASKTSWGSFNELREKSLDAMKSLLEDATKTTTRGRLYQMVGDYYTSGMDSVTLEKRGFDPIKSDLARIDKVNNKALFLDELAYQRTQGNGMLFGFGVTPDRKNVNKYLPQLAQGGTTLPDRDYYLKNDARSQKIRDAYHDNLVSMFALIGEEPTQASQDADVIMRMETAIAKAQMPRVEMRDPYKTYNKLAVAAFSQKTPGISWADQLIKYGAKGQDTVLVQSPAFFHSLDSLLTATPIEDLRTYMRWNILKNAAPYLSDAFVQQNFAFTKVLTGQKEQTPRWQRVSSLIDGTLSDLLGQLYVQSYFKPEAKQRMLALVDNLEASYKDHIKNLDWMSEDTKKKALVKLLAFKRKIGYPDKWKVYEGVVISRNDFYGNVKAANKWQYNHVLGRLGKPVDRTEWGMTPPTVNAQYSPVNNDISFPAAILQFPFFDFDADDAVNYGGIGAVIGHEMTHGFDDSGRQYDADGTLRDWWSKDDATKFKERADKVRDQFFGFKVLDSIKVNGQLTLGENLADLGGLAIAYDAFKKTPQGKSKTKIDGFTPDQRFFLSWAQVWRSNQLPESTAQRIMTDPHAPDVYRVNGPLSNIDAWYQAFAIQPGDTMYKPKEQRIKVW encoded by the coding sequence ATGAATAAACAACTGATTTTTCTATCGGCGATGACCGTTGCTGTTAGCGTTAAGGCCACAGCTTCTACGGCATCCCGGTTTTACCTGAACAAACCTTCTTATACGATTGAAGGAAGTAAGGTGCCGCGGCCGGGTGTACCACCCCGTAAATTCATCGATCCGCAAAATATGGATCTGTCCGTCAAGCCCGGCGATAATTTCTATCAGTATGCAAACGGAAACTGGATTCGGACGAACCCCATACCTGCTTCTAAAACCTCGTGGGGAAGTTTTAATGAATTACGCGAGAAGAGTCTTGACGCTATGAAGTCGCTGCTCGAGGATGCGACCAAAACCACAACCAGAGGCCGGCTTTATCAAATGGTAGGCGATTATTATACCAGTGGTATGGATAGTGTAACGCTCGAAAAACGCGGCTTTGATCCGATCAAGTCCGACCTGGCCCGCATTGATAAAGTCAACAATAAAGCATTGTTTCTCGATGAACTGGCCTATCAGCGGACGCAGGGCAATGGTATGTTATTTGGCTTTGGTGTAACGCCAGACCGAAAAAACGTAAATAAGTATTTGCCTCAACTTGCTCAGGGAGGTACTACACTACCAGATCGCGATTACTATCTGAAAAATGATGCCCGGAGCCAAAAGATCCGTGATGCGTATCATGATAACCTGGTCAGTATGTTTGCATTGATTGGTGAAGAGCCAACCCAGGCGTCACAGGATGCCGATGTGATCATGCGTATGGAAACGGCAATAGCCAAAGCACAAATGCCGCGTGTTGAGATGCGTGACCCGTATAAAACGTATAATAAATTGGCAGTGGCTGCTTTTAGTCAGAAAACGCCCGGCATTAGCTGGGCCGATCAACTGATCAAATACGGTGCCAAAGGTCAGGATACGGTACTCGTGCAGAGTCCTGCCTTTTTTCATTCACTCGATAGCTTGCTAACGGCAACCCCAATCGAAGACCTGCGGACATACATGCGCTGGAATATTTTGAAGAATGCGGCCCCCTATCTGAGCGATGCTTTTGTTCAGCAGAATTTTGCCTTTACGAAGGTATTGACTGGTCAGAAAGAGCAGACACCACGCTGGCAGCGTGTAAGCAGCCTGATTGATGGTACACTCAGCGACCTCCTTGGGCAACTTTATGTGCAAAGCTATTTTAAGCCTGAAGCCAAACAGCGAATGCTGGCTCTGGTCGATAATCTTGAAGCTTCCTACAAAGACCATATCAAAAATCTGGACTGGATGAGCGAAGACACCAAAAAGAAGGCACTTGTAAAATTGCTGGCGTTTAAGCGAAAAATTGGTTATCCCGACAAGTGGAAGGTATACGAGGGCGTTGTCATCAGCCGGAATGATTTCTATGGCAACGTAAAAGCAGCTAATAAATGGCAGTATAATCACGTACTTGGCCGATTGGGCAAACCGGTTGATCGGACGGAATGGGGTATGACGCCACCAACCGTAAACGCACAATACAGCCCGGTCAATAACGATATTTCGTTTCCTGCCGCTATTCTGCAATTTCCATTCTTTGATTTCGATGCCGACGATGCCGTTAATTATGGCGGCATCGGTGCTGTTATCGGCCATGAAATGACACATGGCTTCGACGACTCTGGCAGGCAATATGACGCTGATGGAACCTTACGCGATTGGTGGAGTAAAGACGATGCTACGAAATTTAAAGAACGTGCCGACAAAGTACGGGATCAGTTTTTCGGCTTTAAAGTGCTGGATTCTATCAAAGTAAACGGACAACTTACATTGGGCGAAAACCTGGCCGATCTGGGCGGACTGGCTATTGCCTACGATGCCTTCAAGAAAACGCCACAGGGTAAGTCAAAAACCAAGATAGATGGCTTTACGCCCGATCAGCGGTTCTTCCTGTCATGGGCACAGGTGTGGCGTAGCAACCAATTGCCTGAATCGACAGCGCAACGAATTATGACTGACCCGCATGCACCTGACGTTTATCGGGTCAATGGGCCGCTATCGAATATTGATGCCTGGTATCAGGCGTTTGCTATTCAACCTGGCGATACCATGTATAAGCCAAAAGAACAGCGGATTAAGGTTTGGTAG
- a CDS encoding gliding motility lipoprotein GldH codes for MKQLGLLVFTALLVLGCDMNAGNAVYKEYTDIEDGKWYIKNAPTFTFTIEDASIPYNIYYNLRNSLSYGYYNLYLTRYLRDSSGKEIESRLDELLLMDPKTGKPNGDGLGDLFDHKFLMKRDYRFPKPGKYTIQLKQYMRQDPLLNIQSVGITVEKATPAN; via the coding sequence ATGAAACAACTGGGTTTATTGGTATTCACCGCTTTGCTGGTGTTAGGGTGTGATATGAACGCAGGAAATGCGGTGTATAAAGAATATACAGATATTGAAGATGGTAAGTGGTACATTAAAAACGCACCGACTTTTACCTTTACGATAGAGGATGCCTCCATACCGTATAATATCTATTATAACCTGCGAAATAGCCTTTCCTATGGCTACTATAACCTTTATCTGACCCGTTATTTACGCGATTCCAGCGGTAAAGAAATCGAATCCAGGCTCGACGAATTGCTTCTGATGGACCCCAAGACTGGAAAACCAAACGGTGACGGCCTCGGTGATCTCTTCGACCATAAGTTCCTGATGAAGCGCGACTACCGGTTTCCTAAACCCGGTAAGTACACCATTCAGCTTAAACAATACATGCGGCAAGATCCGTTACTCAATATTCAGAGTGTAGGCATTACGGTTGAAAAAGCGACGCCTGCCAACTAA
- the rplL gene encoding 50S ribosomal protein L7/L12, with protein MADLKAFAEQLVSLTVKEVNELAAILKDEYGIEPAAAAPVMVAGGAAGGGDAAPAVAEKTSFDVVLKAAGAAKLAVVKLVKDLTGLGLKEAKELVDTAPKPVKEGVSKDEAEALRKQLEEAGAEVEVK; from the coding sequence ATGGCAGATTTGAAAGCGTTCGCTGAGCAGCTTGTAAGCCTGACGGTTAAAGAAGTTAACGAACTGGCTGCTATCCTGAAGGATGAGTACGGAATTGAGCCGGCTGCTGCCGCTCCCGTAATGGTAGCTGGTGGTGCTGCAGGTGGCGGTGATGCTGCTCCAGCTGTTGCTGAGAAAACTTCGTTCGACGTAGTTTTAAAAGCGGCTGGTGCTGCTAAACTAGCTGTTGTGAAACTGGTTAAAGACCTGACAGGTCTGGGACTGAAAGAGGCTAAAGAATTAGTCGATACAGCACCGAAACCAGTTAAAGAAGGCGTTAGCAAAGACGAAGCAGAAGCACTGCGGAAACAACTCGAAGAAGCTGGTGCTGAAGTAGAAGTTAAGTAA
- a CDS encoding BlaI/MecI/CopY family transcriptional regulator, translating to MEKLTAKEEEVMQVLWKMEQGYVKDMVPQFTNPPLHYNTVSTIVRNLEEKGYVGHRAYGNTHEYYPIISKETYQNRFVLKKVVDDYFDNSYKNLVSYFAKNEKISADELREILAMIEQKK from the coding sequence ATGGAAAAGTTAACCGCTAAAGAAGAAGAAGTCATGCAGGTGCTCTGGAAAATGGAACAGGGCTATGTAAAAGATATGGTTCCGCAGTTTACCAACCCTCCTCTGCATTATAACACCGTTTCGACCATTGTTCGTAACCTCGAAGAAAAAGGATATGTTGGGCACCGGGCTTATGGGAATACACATGAGTATTATCCGATCATAAGCAAGGAAACGTATCAGAACCGATTCGTACTCAAGAAAGTGGTCGATGATTATTTTGATAATTCCTACAAAAACCTGGTCAGTTACTTCGCAAAGAATGAGAAGATTTCTGCCGATGAACTGCGGGAAATTCTGGCCATGATCGAACAAAAAAAATAG